In Rhodospirillaceae bacterium, a single genomic region encodes these proteins:
- a CDS encoding tripartite tricarboxylate transporter permease produces the protein MENFLLGTYQLVSDPNALLLFAAALIAGLVFGSVPGLSSMTLAAIFLPFSVFLPSEHAILFYGVIYVSGVYGGATTAILFNIPGSVENTPTTFDGHPMVKKGQAGRAVGLAITASAVGGTLSCIVMMIGTAPIARWAISAISPIEKFAIVFFALAVVAGIGRGSFWKRWLSLFFGLWIGTIGTDPVGGLGRFAFGDYYVMTGINFTVLIVGFFAVSEVFVQGERLVRGTYKAPKVSVDFPRFAEFWRLKIAILRSSVIGFACGVLPGVGAALASFLSYSEAVRWSKHPERFGTGEPEGIVAAETANNSATGGAMVPLLALGLPGGGFTAIMIGVLTLHDLTPGPLVMIQHKPLVWILFCGMFWASIAILALGLIETRMIVNLLRIPFSILGPAIIFFSAIGAFSLRNNILDVWTIFVAGILGYVLRRYGYSLPAIVMGVILGQIGEEAFYQSMVMMDYRLFGFFDFPTAAVFLVLGVATIIAHLVRIVRSRRSGRT, from the coding sequence GTGGAGAACTTTCTTCTCGGAACCTATCAACTCGTCAGCGATCCGAACGCGCTGCTTCTCTTTGCTGCCGCGCTGATCGCCGGGCTCGTCTTCGGCTCGGTGCCGGGCCTCAGTTCCATGACGCTGGCGGCAATTTTCCTGCCGTTTTCCGTTTTCCTGCCGTCGGAACACGCGATCCTGTTCTACGGCGTTATCTACGTTTCCGGGGTCTATGGCGGGGCGACGACGGCAATCCTGTTCAATATTCCGGGATCGGTGGAAAACACGCCGACCACCTTTGACGGCCATCCGATGGTCAAGAAGGGGCAGGCCGGACGGGCCGTCGGACTGGCCATTACCGCCTCGGCGGTCGGCGGCACGCTGTCCTGCATCGTTATGATGATCGGCACGGCGCCGATAGCCCGCTGGGCGATCTCCGCCATCAGCCCGATTGAGAAATTCGCCATTGTCTTCTTTGCGCTGGCCGTGGTTGCGGGCATCGGCCGGGGTTCTTTCTGGAAGCGCTGGCTTTCGCTGTTCTTCGGCCTGTGGATCGGAACCATCGGCACCGATCCGGTGGGCGGCCTCGGCCGATTCGCCTTCGGCGACTATTACGTGATGACCGGGATCAATTTTACGGTGCTGATCGTTGGCTTCTTCGCGGTGTCCGAAGTGTTCGTACAGGGCGAAAGGCTGGTGAGGGGCACCTACAAGGCGCCCAAGGTCTCGGTCGACTTCCCGCGTTTCGCCGAGTTCTGGCGCCTGAAAATCGCCATTCTGCGCTCGTCGGTCATCGGTTTCGCCTGCGGCGTGCTGCCCGGCGTCGGCGCGGCGCTGGCATCGTTCTTGTCCTACAGCGAGGCGGTGCGCTGGTCGAAGCACCCGGAACGCTTCGGCACCGGCGAGCCCGAGGGCATCGTCGCCGCGGAAACGGCGAACAACTCGGCGACCGGCGGGGCGATGGTGCCGCTGCTGGCGCTCGGCCTGCCCGGCGGCGGTTTCACGGCGATCATGATCGGCGTGCTCACGCTGCACGACCTGACGCCCGGCCCGCTGGTGATGATTCAGCACAAGCCGCTGGTCTGGATTCTGTTCTGCGGCATGTTCTGGGCCAGTATCGCGATTCTGGCGCTGGGCCTGATCGAGACCCGCATGATCGTCAACCTGCTGCGCATTCCCTTCTCGATTCTCGGCCCCGCGATCATCTTCTTCTCGGCCATCGGCGCCTTCTCGCTGCGCAACAACATCCTCGACGTCTGGACGATCTTCGTCGCGGGTATCCTGGGCTACGTCCTGCGGCGCTACGGCTATTCGCTGCCTGCCATCGTGATGGGGGTCATACTCGGGCAGATCGGCGAGGAGGCCTTCTACCAATCGATGGTGATGATGGACTACCGGCTGTTTGGCTTCTTCGACTTTCCGACTGCCGCCGTCTTCCTCGTGCTGGGCGTGGCGACAATAATCGCGCATCTGGTCCGGATCGTGCGCAGCCGCCGTTCGGGCAGGACCTGA
- a CDS encoding tripartite tricarboxylate transporter TctB family protein, whose product MGARAAEGLIWLAFAALAFFLTYEFDQPLRGYDLGATTWPRAIILMIGLGAVGLLVSGLLNPGAEADRSADLDSSFDAESKASPPAASTAEFWRQALEPKRLLSFGLPLVYVAAMHRFGFLFVSPVFLLAYMYLFGYRKWRVLIAVNLAIYALVLLVFVRLLYTHFPPGLGVFHSLTGRFVDLIQ is encoded by the coding sequence ATGGGAGCGCGCGCCGCCGAAGGCCTGATCTGGCTCGCCTTCGCGGCGCTCGCTTTTTTTCTGACTTACGAATTCGACCAGCCGTTGCGCGGCTACGACCTCGGCGCGACGACCTGGCCCCGGGCGATCATCCTGATGATCGGGCTCGGCGCGGTCGGACTGCTGGTCTCCGGGCTGCTGAATCCCGGCGCAGAAGCGGACCGGAGCGCCGACCTCGACAGTTCGTTCGACGCTGAGAGCAAGGCGTCGCCGCCGGCCGCCTCGACCGCCGAATTCTGGCGGCAGGCGCTGGAACCGAAGCGGTTGCTCAGCTTCGGCCTGCCGCTCGTTTATGTCGCCGCCATGCACCGGTTCGGCTTCCTCTTCGTCTCGCCGGTCTTCCTGCTCGCCTACATGTACCTGTTCGGCTATCGCAAGTGGCGGGTCCTGATCGCCGTCAATCTCGCCATCTACGCGCTTGTCCTGCTGGTCTTCGTGCGCCTGCTCTACACCCATTTCCCGCCCGGCCTCGGGGTCTTTCACAGCCTCACCGGCCGGTTCGTGGATCTCATCCAATAG
- a CDS encoding tripartite tricarboxylate transporter substrate binding protein, which yields MISNGCLKGMRKGAAAVLAAGAILGLSATPSAVSAGDGPGGFPKRQITIIVCFGAGGGSDQMARAMGAAAKKVLGVPVVVTNKKGAGGLGCLPDFLGAPADGYTILQHTDNLVTLYASKKSNLNPATDIKPLLIANVVASQVFINPKDKRFLTDGKPDFDKVLKYAKANPGKLTVANYGTSENLEGVTMGKLEKFFGIKTKIVAFDKPAERYGSVIGGRIDVLFEQISDVRSLVQSGDLAPVLSIWPKRFKVYPDTKATGQDYGMKWVPTVKWRALFIRKDTPKPIADFLEAAMKKAWATESHQAWLKKKGMHLLNSYRSSAETTKIAADEIKTYSEAYRELGLPSR from the coding sequence ATGATTTCGAACGGATGCCTGAAGGGTATGCGCAAAGGTGCAGCCGCGGTGCTTGCCGCCGGAGCGATACTGGGCCTTTCCGCCACGCCCTCTGCGGTCAGCGCTGGCGACGGCCCGGGTGGTTTCCCGAAACGCCAGATCACGATCATCGTCTGCTTCGGGGCGGGCGGCGGCAGCGACCAGATGGCCCGCGCCATGGGCGCAGCGGCCAAGAAGGTGCTCGGCGTTCCGGTCGTGGTGACCAACAAGAAGGGCGCCGGCGGCCTCGGCTGCCTGCCCGATTTCCTCGGCGCGCCGGCGGATGGTTACACGATCCTGCAGCATACCGACAATCTGGTGACGCTCTATGCGTCGAAGAAGAGCAACCTGAACCCGGCGACCGACATCAAGCCGCTGCTGATCGCCAACGTCGTGGCCAGCCAGGTCTTCATCAACCCGAAGGACAAGCGCTTCCTGACCGACGGCAAGCCGGATTTCGACAAGGTGCTGAAGTACGCCAAGGCCAATCCGGGCAAGTTGACAGTGGCGAACTACGGCACGTCGGAGAATCTCGAAGGCGTGACCATGGGCAAGCTGGAGAAATTCTTCGGCATCAAGACCAAGATCGTCGCCTTCGACAAGCCGGCCGAACGCTATGGTTCGGTGATCGGCGGACGCATCGACGTGCTGTTCGAGCAGATCAGCGACGTCCGCTCCCTGGTCCAGAGTGGTGACCTGGCGCCGGTGCTCTCGATCTGGCCGAAGCGGTTCAAGGTCTACCCGGACACCAAGGCGACCGGGCAAGACTACGGCATGAAATGGGTCCCGACCGTCAAGTGGCGGGCATTGTTCATCCGCAAGGACACGCCCAAGCCGATCGCCGATTTCCTTGAAGCGGCGATGAAAAAGGCCTGGGCGACCGAGAGCCATCAGGCCTGGCTGAAGAAGAAGGGCATGCACCTGCTGAATTCCTACCGGAGCAGCGCCGAGACAACGAAAATCGCGGCCGACGAAATCAAGACCTATTCGGAAGCCTATCGCGAACTCGGTTTGCCGAGCCGGTAG
- a CDS encoding GntR family transcriptional regulator codes for MATPNKRNPGLDKDFVDDLNLPVSARIANLLERAILEGRYPPGQRLREVELAERLGVSRTPLREAFYTLETRGLLQIQPRRGAFVKSVTVEEMEELLTVRVALDGLAAGLAAEKADAADIEELKRVHEAQLAAFRQGDDSAFHALGQEFHNLIYATAGNPKLNSIYRSLRVDLALYPVADILLPGETEKSLEDHGELLAAIDARDSSKAHDIAERHIGRIKAHLKANLPAEAKPG; via the coding sequence ATGGCAACACCAAACAAACGGAATCCGGGTCTCGACAAAGATTTCGTCGACGATCTGAACCTGCCGGTCTCGGCGAGAATCGCCAATCTTCTGGAGCGCGCCATCCTCGAAGGCCGCTATCCGCCGGGACAGCGGCTGCGCGAGGTCGAGCTTGCGGAGCGGCTCGGTGTCAGCCGGACCCCGCTGCGCGAGGCGTTCTACACGCTCGAAACGCGCGGCTTGTTGCAGATTCAGCCGCGCCGCGGCGCATTCGTGAAATCCGTTACCGTCGAGGAAATGGAGGAACTGTTAACGGTTCGCGTCGCGCTCGACGGGCTGGCGGCGGGGCTGGCGGCGGAAAAGGCCGACGCAGCGGATATCGAAGAGTTGAAGAGGGTTCACGAGGCCCAGCTCGCCGCTTTCCGGCAAGGCGACGATTCCGCCTTTCATGCGTTGGGCCAGGAATTTCACAACCTGATCTACGCCACTGCCGGCAATCCCAAGCTGAACTCGATTTACCGCTCGCTCCGCGTCGACCTGGCACTCTATCCGGTTGCGGACATCCTGCTGCCCGGCGAAACGGAAAAGTCGCTCGAAGATCATGGCGAGCTGCTGGCCGCCATCGATGCCCGCGATTCCAGCAAGGCGCACGACATTGCGGAAAGACATATCGGGCGGATCAAGGCTCATCTGAAGGCCAACCTCCCGGCCGAGGCGAAACCGGGCTGA
- a CDS encoding hydantoinase B/oxoprolinase family protein, with product MMDAPARTAVPASAGDAGLRPGDIEIVWRRLISFMDEAMTTMIRTAYSTTIRESRDLTVVLFDPRGRAIAECTSANASFIGTLPRSMQAFLKAHPAAEWRAGDCVITNDPWIGAGHLQDITMASPVFLGSDLFGFALIAAHGPDIGGGLYSALSREVFEEGLRIPICHYARAGVRDPLVRDFIVSNVRVPEKVIGDLEGMAACVEKAGRQVRDLAQSMTPARYLACADEIVRRSEAAMRAAIREIPNGVYRSELTTSGLEEPLRIACTVTVADDAIGVDYSGTTGAQRFGINVPLCYTYAHTVYPLKCILAPEIPNNHGALTPLAVSAPEGCVLNPVFPAPVSARHLTGQFLSAAVFLALAECIPDRIMAESGVTRPQLVFSGKTREGERFVEHIFMVSGLGARSVADGPNALCFPANTTCTPIEIIEALTTLRIECKELVPDSGGTGQWRGGCGQRMAVRNASGEPIQLSVLAELTHRGARGLFGGLEGRPAVITLDGKSIPDKALIDFPPQSVLVVESAGGGGFGAADRRDAAAAGCDLREGYVST from the coding sequence ATGATGGACGCGCCGGCACGAACGGCGGTACCCGCGAGCGCGGGGGACGCAGGTCTCCGTCCGGGCGACATCGAGATCGTCTGGCGCCGGCTCATCTCCTTCATGGACGAGGCGATGACGACCATGATCCGGACGGCCTATTCGACGACCATCCGGGAAAGCCGCGACCTGACCGTCGTGCTGTTCGATCCGAGGGGCCGCGCCATCGCCGAATGCACTTCGGCGAATGCATCCTTTATCGGAACGCTGCCGCGCTCCATGCAGGCCTTTCTCAAGGCGCATCCCGCCGCGGAGTGGCGCGCCGGGGACTGCGTCATCACCAACGATCCCTGGATCGGCGCCGGCCATCTGCAGGACATCACCATGGCGTCGCCGGTCTTCCTGGGCAGCGACCTGTTCGGTTTTGCGCTGATCGCCGCCCACGGACCGGACATCGGCGGCGGCCTCTATTCGGCGCTGAGCCGCGAGGTGTTCGAGGAAGGTCTGCGCATTCCCATTTGCCACTATGCCCGAGCCGGCGTGCGCGATCCGCTGGTGCGCGATTTCATCGTGTCCAACGTGCGGGTGCCCGAAAAGGTGATCGGCGATCTCGAGGGCATGGCGGCCTGTGTGGAAAAGGCCGGACGCCAGGTCCGAGACCTTGCGCAATCCATGACGCCGGCCCGCTATCTGGCCTGTGCCGACGAGATCGTTCGCCGGTCGGAAGCCGCTATGCGCGCAGCGATCCGGGAAATCCCGAACGGCGTCTACCGCAGCGAACTGACGACAAGCGGCCTCGAAGAACCGCTTCGGATCGCCTGTACCGTGACGGTCGCCGACGACGCCATAGGCGTGGACTACAGCGGCACGACCGGCGCCCAGCGCTTCGGCATCAACGTGCCGCTCTGCTACACCTACGCCCACACGGTCTATCCGCTCAAATGCATCCTTGCGCCGGAGATTCCGAACAACCACGGCGCCCTGACGCCGCTCGCCGTGAGCGCACCCGAAGGATGCGTGCTCAATCCGGTATTTCCGGCGCCGGTTTCGGCGCGCCACCTGACCGGGCAGTTTCTCAGCGCGGCGGTTTTCCTGGCGCTGGCCGAGTGCATCCCCGACCGCATCATGGCGGAAAGCGGCGTGACCCGGCCGCAGCTGGTGTTCAGCGGCAAGACCCGCGAAGGCGAGCGCTTCGTCGAGCATATCTTCATGGTGAGCGGGCTTGGCGCGCGCTCGGTCGCCGACGGTCCCAACGCCCTGTGTTTCCCCGCCAATACGACCTGTACGCCGATTGAAATCATCGAGGCGCTGACGACATTGCGGATCGAATGCAAGGAATTGGTGCCGGATTCCGGCGGTACCGGGCAATGGCGCGGCGGCTGCGGCCAGCGCATGGCGGTGCGCAATGCGTCCGGTGAGCCGATCCAGTTGTCGGTCCTTGCGGAATTGACCCATCGCGGCGCGCGCGGACTGTTCGGCGGATTGGAAGGCCGGCCCGCGGTCATCACACTCGACGGCAAGTCCATCCCCGACAAGGCCTTGATCGATTTCCCGCCGCAATCGGTCCTGGTCGTGGAGTCCGCCGGCGGCGGCGGGTTCGGCGCGGCCGATCGCCGTGACGCCGCGGCAGCGGGCTGCGACCTCCGGGAAGGCTATGTGAGCACTTGA
- a CDS encoding hydantoinase/oxoprolinase family protein — MTAATAETPGRGGYRLGFDVGGTFTDFVLLDSGGRVKGTAKVPTNPADIALGAAAGIRTLLDREKIEPGAIDSLIHATTQTSNTLIERSGPCIALITTEGFRDILEFGREARYDLYDLTVRPVVPLVPRRLRFEVEERLNADGSIETPLDTGRVPKLAGELADAGVEAVAVCLLHGYRNGVHETRVREVLREAGFNGPIVLSHETCPEIREYERASTTVANTYLSPRVAGYIRRLDELLKQGGIGAPWHLISSHGGRLRVEAAVRRPVELLECGAAAGVLAAAGIARRVGWPKVLAFDMGGTTAKAAIVLDGKPILTRSYEVARNARLKKGSGIPIQAAAIDLIEIGAGGGSIARIDRLGLVEVGPDSAGSDPGPACYGRGGRAPTVSDACLMLGYLNPDGLVGGEYPLNAQAAAEAISVAIARPQSVDVDTAAEAIFRVVVETMANAARIHILERGLDPREFAIVVCGGAGPMHAAALAGHLGVKDVLIMPRAGVGAAVGLLEAPAIARASRSRLEALDDVQWEEVCDLVEDMRAELLTDLGTGGAHHLAFSLSCDMRYRGQGHEIDVPVPWPLPADGRHAALNGAFSEAYRKLYGRTNPGGRPEVVIWRLEATGPRPDLAVHTAESSPSAGSAGTVRRARFAGCPMDVPVLQRSGLEPEIRLEGPALVEERETTTVVPPGAEFRADGIGNLRIRIGSAG; from the coding sequence ATGACAGCCGCAACGGCAGAGACTCCGGGCCGGGGCGGCTATCGCCTGGGCTTCGATGTCGGCGGCACGTTCACCGACTTCGTGCTGCTCGATTCCGGAGGCCGCGTAAAGGGTACAGCGAAGGTGCCGACGAATCCTGCGGATATCGCCCTCGGCGCCGCCGCCGGAATCCGGACACTCCTCGACCGGGAGAAAATCGAACCTGGCGCGATCGACTCGCTGATACATGCGACCACGCAGACGTCGAACACGTTGATCGAGCGAAGCGGGCCTTGCATCGCGCTGATCACGACCGAAGGCTTCCGCGACATCCTCGAATTCGGGCGGGAGGCGCGCTATGACCTTTACGACCTGACGGTCCGGCCGGTAGTGCCGCTGGTGCCGCGCCGTCTGAGGTTCGAGGTCGAAGAGCGGCTCAACGCCGACGGCTCCATCGAAACGCCGCTCGATACCGGACGGGTCCCGAAGCTTGCCGGCGAACTTGCGGATGCGGGCGTCGAGGCCGTCGCGGTCTGCCTGCTGCACGGTTACCGGAACGGCGTTCATGAAACGCGCGTCCGCGAAGTCCTGCGCGAGGCGGGTTTTAACGGCCCGATCGTGCTGTCGCACGAGACCTGCCCGGAAATCCGCGAATACGAAAGAGCCTCGACAACCGTCGCCAATACCTATCTGAGCCCCCGGGTTGCCGGCTATATCCGGCGCTTGGACGAGCTGTTGAAGCAGGGCGGCATCGGCGCGCCATGGCATCTCATCTCGTCCCACGGCGGGCGTTTGCGCGTGGAGGCGGCGGTCCGCCGCCCGGTCGAACTGCTGGAGTGCGGCGCGGCTGCCGGAGTCCTCGCCGCGGCCGGCATCGCCCGCCGGGTCGGCTGGCCGAAGGTGCTGGCTTTCGACATGGGCGGAACCACCGCCAAGGCCGCGATAGTCCTCGACGGCAAGCCGATCCTGACCCGCAGCTATGAAGTGGCGCGCAATGCGCGGCTCAAGAAGGGCAGCGGCATCCCGATCCAGGCCGCCGCCATCGACCTGATCGAGATCGGCGCGGGCGGTGGCAGCATTGCGCGGATCGACCGTCTCGGGCTGGTCGAGGTCGGACCGGACAGCGCCGGCAGCGATCCCGGCCCTGCCTGTTATGGCCGCGGCGGGCGTGCGCCGACCGTTTCCGACGCCTGCCTCATGCTCGGATACCTGAATCCGGACGGGCTCGTCGGCGGCGAGTATCCCCTGAACGCCCAAGCCGCGGCCGAGGCGATATCGGTGGCCATCGCGCGTCCCCAATCGGTCGATGTCGACACGGCGGCGGAGGCGATATTTCGCGTCGTCGTCGAGACCATGGCGAATGCGGCGCGCATCCACATTCTCGAACGCGGACTGGATCCGCGCGAATTCGCCATCGTCGTATGCGGTGGCGCCGGACCGATGCATGCCGCCGCGCTCGCCGGGCACCTCGGCGTGAAGGACGTCCTGATCATGCCGCGCGCCGGAGTCGGCGCCGCTGTCGGCCTGCTCGAGGCGCCGGCGATCGCCCGCGCGTCGCGGTCGCGTCTGGAAGCGCTTGACGATGTGCAGTGGGAGGAGGTCTGCGACCTGGTCGAGGACATGCGGGCCGAATTGCTCACGGATCTCGGGACTGGCGGTGCGCACCATCTGGCATTCAGCCTGTCCTGCGACATGCGCTACCGGGGCCAGGGACACGAAATCGATGTCCCGGTCCCCTGGCCGCTGCCGGCGGACGGGCGGCATGCCGCCCTGAACGGGGCCTTCAGCGAAGCCTACCGGAAGCTGTACGGCCGCACCAATCCCGGCGGCCGCCCCGAGGTGGTGATCTGGCGCCTGGAAGCGACGGGTCCGCGCCCCGATCTCGCCGTCCACACGGCCGAGTCTTCGCCTTCCGCAGGTTCGGCAGGCACGGTGCGCCGTGCGCGTTTCGCCGGCTGCCCGATGGACGTCCCGGTCCTGCAAAGAAGCGGGCTCGAACCCGAAATCCGGCTCGAAGGACCGGCCCTGGTCGAAGAACGCGAAACGACGACCGTGGTGCCGCCGGGCGCCGAATTCCGGGCGGACGGCATCGGAAATCTCAGAATCCGGATCGGAAGCGCCGGATGA
- a CDS encoding aminotransferase class III-fold pyridoxal phosphate-dependent enzyme, which translates to MGRPASDSANDTETGSYAETVARAERVLPGGVLGRHVYPDGVEHIPVSGKGAWIVDHAGREFLDYSCGGGSLILGYSHPAVVRAVQAQAEQATQFVSIRNFPALHLAERVTELVGWVERVRFALSGAEAVMFALRLARAATGRDKIVKFEGAYHGNSDYALWGMASRTAVPYAATAPDSAGIPGAIGELVLVAPYNDPEAAASIVNREWRDIAAVIVEPVQRYYAAEPGFLETLRRVCDARGIVLIYDEVVTGFRHALGGAAELTGIEPDLSVFGKALGGGLPVSAVAGREEVMSHGDPNRGGPEDGYCYVTSSQAGNPLGCAAALATLNELSRPGVMQAFHRSAEELKAGLRDIVERRGATAAQVVGSGPLWDIVFADGPIRDHRAAVRADSARHRRFHLGLVEQGVMVRIGGRSYFSTAHREREVEFTLRAADAALRAAMR; encoded by the coding sequence TTGGGGAGACCCGCCTCAGACAGCGCCAATGATACGGAGACCGGGTCCTACGCCGAGACGGTCGCTCGGGCCGAACGGGTCCTGCCGGGCGGCGTGCTGGGCCGGCATGTCTATCCCGACGGCGTCGAACACATCCCGGTATCCGGCAAGGGTGCCTGGATCGTCGACCATGCCGGCCGCGAATTTCTGGACTATTCCTGCGGCGGCGGTTCCCTGATCCTCGGCTACAGCCATCCGGCCGTGGTCCGGGCCGTGCAGGCGCAGGCCGAGCAGGCCACGCAATTTGTCAGCATCCGCAATTTTCCGGCGTTGCATTTGGCCGAGCGCGTCACGGAGCTTGTCGGATGGGTCGAAAGGGTCCGGTTTGCGCTCTCGGGTGCGGAAGCCGTCATGTTCGCGTTGCGCCTGGCGCGTGCCGCGACCGGGCGGGACAAGATCGTCAAGTTCGAGGGGGCCTATCACGGCAATTCGGACTATGCGCTCTGGGGCATGGCGTCGCGCACAGCGGTGCCTTATGCGGCTACTGCCCCCGATTCGGCGGGCATACCGGGCGCGATCGGAGAACTCGTCCTGGTGGCGCCATATAACGATCCCGAAGCGGCGGCTTCGATCGTCAACCGGGAGTGGCGCGATATTGCGGCCGTCATCGTCGAGCCGGTTCAGCGCTACTACGCGGCCGAGCCCGGCTTCCTCGAAACGCTGCGCCGCGTGTGCGACGCGCGCGGCATCGTGCTGATCTACGACGAAGTGGTGACCGGATTCCGCCACGCCCTGGGCGGCGCGGCCGAGTTGACGGGCATCGAACCGGACCTTTCGGTTTTTGGCAAGGCGCTCGGCGGCGGACTGCCGGTCAGCGCCGTCGCCGGCAGGGAAGAGGTAATGTCCCACGGCGACCCGAACCGGGGCGGCCCGGAAGACGGCTACTGCTATGTGACCTCGTCCCAGGCCGGCAACCCGCTCGGCTGTGCGGCTGCGCTGGCGACCCTGAACGAACTGTCGCGGCCCGGGGTCATGCAGGCGTTTCACCGTTCCGCCGAGGAGCTGAAGGCCGGGCTCCGCGACATTGTCGAGCGGCGCGGTGCCACGGCAGCACAGGTCGTCGGCTCCGGACCGCTTTGGGATATCGTGTTTGCCGACGGGCCGATCCGGGATCATCGCGCGGCGGTACGCGCCGACAGCGCCCGGCACCGGCGGTTTCATCTCGGCCTGGTCGAACAGGGCGTGATGGTGCGGATCGGCGGACGAAGCTATTTCTCGACCGCCCACCGCGAGCGGGAGGTCGAGTTCACGCTCCGGGCTGCCGACGCGGCCCTTCGGGCAGCAATGCGATGA
- a CDS encoding aminotransferase class V-fold PLP-dependent enzyme has product MHDPGTWQEQFPVTRDWVYLDIANKAPLPRAVKDAWLRFLVEQHEGPGDKTGWKRRAETLRAEVAALIGARPSEIAFVKNTSEGLNTIAQSFPWRAGDSMVVHAREHPNNLHGWINLRRRGVEVRVVESAGPIIDIEDILAAIGPTTRMVAISAVSHRTGQRFDLGQLGERCRRHNALLVVDAVQAIGTVPFDVNDPAIDALACGPQKGLMSTHGLGFLWCREPLIPGLMPPFAARSSLADTAADAEIPGFHADARRFEHGNMNYGGVYALEAAVDFIGEIGIPAIHDRVRALTGHLMDLIDRKGLPCITPRNDGERAGIVTIGMDDAPQRRDALLGKRFVVSAVEDGLRVAPHFYNTGLELEALVDAL; this is encoded by the coding sequence GTGCACGATCCTGGCACATGGCAGGAGCAGTTCCCGGTCACCCGCGACTGGGTCTATCTCGACATCGCCAACAAGGCGCCCCTGCCGCGCGCCGTCAAAGACGCATGGCTCCGGTTCCTCGTCGAACAGCACGAGGGCCCCGGCGACAAGACCGGCTGGAAGCGGCGCGCAGAGACCCTCCGCGCCGAGGTGGCCGCGTTGATCGGCGCCCGCCCTTCCGAGATTGCCTTTGTCAAGAACACCTCCGAAGGGCTCAACACGATTGCCCAGAGTTTTCCCTGGCGCGCGGGTGACAGCATGGTCGTGCACGCCCGGGAGCATCCCAACAACCTGCACGGCTGGATCAACTTGCGGCGTCGCGGCGTCGAGGTCCGGGTGGTCGAAAGCGCCGGCCCGATCATCGATATCGAAGACATCCTGGCCGCCATCGGGCCGACCACCCGCATGGTTGCAATTTCGGCCGTCAGCCATCGCACCGGGCAGCGCTTCGATCTCGGGCAACTCGGCGAACGGTGCCGCCGGCACAACGCCCTGCTCGTCGTGGATGCGGTCCAGGCGATCGGCACGGTGCCGTTCGATGTCAACGATCCGGCGATCGACGCGCTGGCCTGCGGGCCGCAAAAAGGCCTCATGTCCACCCACGGGCTCGGTTTTCTCTGGTGCCGCGAACCGCTGATTCCCGGCCTGATGCCGCCGTTCGCGGCGCGTTCGAGCCTGGCGGATACAGCGGCCGATGCCGAAATTCCCGGGTTTCACGCCGACGCGCGCCGCTTCGAGCATGGAAACATGAACTATGGCGGCGTTTACGCTCTCGAAGCGGCGGTCGACTTCATCGGCGAAATCGGGATTCCTGCTATCCATGACCGGGTCCGGGCCCTGACCGGCCACCTCATGGATCTTATCGACCGCAAGGGACTGCCCTGCATCACGCCGAGAAACGACGGCGAGCGCGCCGGGATCGTCACGATCGGGATGGACGACGCACCGCAGCGCCGTGACGCGCTGCTGGGCAAGCGATTCGTCGTCAGCGCCGTCGAGGACGGACTGCGCGTCGCCCCGCATTTCTACAATACCGGGCTGGAACTCGAGGCCCTGGTCGACGCGCTATAG